AACAGGAAGTACGTCAGGTGAACGAACCGGGCGGGCGCGCGGACGCCGCGGACCCACTGCCACCAGACGAGTCGCGTGACCCGCCGGCCGGCGAGGGCGTTCGGCATCGCCGCCCGGGAGAGGCGCGCTCGCACGCTTCCCTCGTCGGACACGGGGGGATCGGCGTACCAGATCGCGGGGGCGAGGTACCAGGTGGCCGCCAGCAAGCACGGGATCGCTCCCAGAACGATACCGGCAGCGATCAGCGACGGCGTGCCGACGGTCACGGCCACCGGCGACGCGGCGAGCAACAGATCGGCGTAGGGGCCGACCGGGACGGCCCCGAGCGGCGCGAGCGATTCCAGTAATCTGCTGGGGTCAGTCGGAGCCAGCACGTTCACACCGACGACGATCGCCCCGGCGACGAGGAGACTCGCCCACGCGCCAGAGGGGTTCGACCAGCCCACCCGTCGGTACCCGAGCCGGACGAGGTAGCCGAGGACGAACCCGCCGGTCAGCCCGAGCGCCAGCAGCGGCAGGACGCCGACGGCGGCGACTGGGAGCAAAAGCGGTGTCCCAGCTCCCAGTGCGAAGGCCGTAATCGCAGCCACGATGGGACCCCCGAACACGGCGACGACGCGGACGTACTCCGCCAGGACGAGGCCGGTGACGATCGCCCGTGGTCGGACGGTCGTCAACAGCAGGTCGGCGTGGTCGGCGTCACCGGCGCGTTCGAGCGCCCGGAGGGAGAACACGACGGCGAGCGACCCGACCCAGGCGACGACCTGTGGGCGCGCGAGTTCGACGACCGGCAGGTCCGTCCCGTTCCGGAACCGCACCCCGAGCGCGTACCCGCCCGACAGGAGCGATGACAGGACCGGCGAGAACAGCACGAGCAACAGCGCGATCCCCACGAGCTGTCGGCGACTGACGAGGATCGCCCGGACGCTCCGGCGGACCTCGACTTCGGCGATCCGGACGCCGTGTTGCAGGTCCGTCACCAGTCGGCCCGCCATCTCAGTCCTCCAGGGCGGCCTCGCCCGGGTGGCCCAGTTCGGCTGTCAGATCGAGGAACGCGTCCTCCAGTCCCCGTTCGGCCCCGGTCTCGGCGCGGTGCTGTAGTTCGGTCGGCGTCCCCTCGGCGACGAGTCGCCCCTCGTTGAGGACGCCTACGCGGTCGGCCAGTTCCTCCACGACCGGGAGGACGTGCGTCGAGAGAAAGACCGTCCGCCCCTGGTCGGCCAACTCGGCGAGCAGATCCCTGACCGTGCGGGCGGCCCGCGGGTCGAGTCCGCTGGTCGGTTCGTCCAGAAAGAGCACGTCGGGGTCGCCCAGTACTGTGCCCGCCAGCGCGGTCTTCTGGCGCATCCCCTTCGAGTAGGTGCGGATCGGGGCGTCGGCGTCCCCGAGCAGGCCGACCCGCTCCAGCAGCGGGTCGATCCGGTCGCGTTCGGCGTCACCGAGGTCGCGCAGATCCGCGAGATAGGAGAGCTGTTCGCGGGCAGTCAACTCGTCGTACACCGGCGGTTGCTCGGGCAGATAGCCCACGTGCTCGACGACCGCGTCCCGGTCGGCGACGTGGTCGCCCTCGATCCAGGCGTCGCCGCTACTGGGGGCGGTCAGCGTCGTCAGGATCCGCATGGTCGTGGTCTTGCCCGCGCCGTTCGGGCCGAGAAACCCGTAGACGGTTCCCTGTGGGATCGAGAGGTCGAGGTTCGACAGGGCCGTCACGTCACCGTAGGCCTTGGTCAACGCCTCCGTCTCGATGGCGGCGGGCATCGCCCTGAACTGACTGCCTCCAGCGGTATCAATCGTCCGGAGACACACCGATCCGGGACGGTCCGGCGGCCGGCGACACCGCCTACCGATCGAGCGGTTCCGCGGCGTCCCGTTCGACCAGCGGCTCGGCGTTGGCGGCCGGGAGCGTCACCACGTCGTCGCTGGCCAGGTCGTAAGCCCGCTCGTCCACGCCGAGAATCTCGCCCACGTCGCGGGTGATCCGGACCGTCCGGCGGTCGACGCCCGACGCGTCGTCGCCATTCGCCCCCGTCGCCCCGCCGTCCGAACGCGGGTCCGGTCCCCCGTCCGTAGCGCCCGCGGTTTCGGGCCGCGACGCCGAACTCGCTGACTCGTCGCCGCTCCGTCCGATGGCGTCGCCGGGTTCGTCGCCCCCGTTCCCGGCCACCGATTCGGGTGCTGCGTAGTCGGGGTCGGGCTCCGCCCCCTCCGGAGGCGCTTCCCGTGGCGGGACTGGACGGTCCGAATCCTCGCCGCTGTCGCTAGCGGCCGATTCGCCTTCGGGTTTCCCGGCCGTCGGTGCGTCCTCCCCGCTTCCCATCAGATCCGCGGCGTCGACGCCGGTGGACTGGCCCGGTTCTCCGGTCGGATCAGGCGCATCGGTGCTCGACGGATCGGGCGCGGTCGAATCGGCGTCCGAGCCGACAGCGTCCGGCGTCGCGGCCGACGTGTCGACGGCGTCGGGATCCTCGCCGTCGAGGACGGCGAACACCCGATCGCGGTTGGTCTCGATGGACGCGACCATCTCCTCGAACAGTTCGCGTTCCTCGGCGGTCAGACCCTCGTCCTCGGTGGGCATGTCCGCCGCGGCGAAGGAGGCCATCTTGACGAGTTTGCCCACGCGGCGCTCGTAGATCGCCTCGACGGTCTGCTCGGCCGTGTTGATGTTGTTGGTGATCCGGTTGACCTCCGGATCGTCGAAGGGGTCGTCGGCCTGCTCGGCCGCCCGGTCGCGCTCCGCACGCAGGTTCTGGATCAACTCGCCCGCGTCCGCGTAGAAGGTGTCCCGCAGCTGCTGGAGGCTGTCGCTCTGGCGCTCGCGGTCCCGGACAGACTGGAGTTCGTCGAGGTTCATGCTATTCCGGCCCCTTCTCGGCGCGTCCCCGGGCCATGAGGAACACGCCGACGTGCTCTGGGACGGAATGCTCTCCCTCCGAGAGTGTAAAACTATCGCCCAGGAGTTCGACCGCCCCGCCCTCCGTCACTTCCACGGAAATCTCGTGGCCGACGAAGGTCTCGGGCACCGCGTCGACCAGCGGATCGAAGTCGTCCAGGGCGTCGCGGTCGATCCGTCTGACCGCCAGCCCGCTCCCGCCGTGGAGCGTCCCGGGCAGGCGAATCAGCCGGTTCGTGTCCGTCGTCACCGGCTCGTCGATGGGCGCGTCGTCTTCTCCTACGACCGACGAGGCGATCCGCTCCGCGAAGTTCTTGACGACGGGGTGGGCCGAGAGGTTGCCGCGCTCGATCTCAACGAACCGATCCTGTGCAATCGTCCAGGCCGCGCGGGCCTTCTTCTCGCCCACGCCGTCGTACTCCTGTAAGCGCTCGACGGCGGCCGCTTCCTCCATGGCCCGGATCTCCTCGAACTCCGCGAGGAGGCGCTCGTGGATCCGGCGCCCCCACCCGCCGTCCGTGGGGAGGTACTCGTTGTGTGCCGGGCTCTTCCGGCCCACGTCGCCGCCGACTGCCTCCGCGTCGATCACGGCGTCGAACTCCATGCCGATCCCGCGAACGTAGTCGACGATCTCCCGTCGCGCGTCGCTCTCCAGTTCCTGGATGCCCGGATCGCGGACGTGGACGTGGTAGCCCCGGCCGCCCGAGAACGCGATCGTCAGGTCATCGAAGCCGAAGTCGTCTTCGAGGAAATCCAGCAGGCGACGGAGGGCGTCCTTGCACTTCGCCAGCATCTCGGCGTAGGAGTCCTCGCCGAGCGTCACCGAGGGGAGGTGGTCGGCGTCGAGATCGAAGACGAGATCGGAGGAGCGCCAGTTCTTCTCGCTCATCGACCCGGCGCTGGGGGCCTCGTAGCGGCCGGCCGAGAAGTAGACGTGTCGCGGGCGCTCGCGTTCGAGGAAGGATTCGATGTCCCCGAGATCGAGCAGGGATTTGTGCCGGACCATCGTCGTCCCCGGCCCCGAGGTCCAGGGGATGTAGCCCCACTCGCGCTCGTTGGCGTCCGGCGGCGGCGTGATGTCGGCGCGGCGGTAGTAGTCGCCGAACCGCCCACGCAGATACGCCTGCGTTCGCTCCTCCATACTATCCAGTCCGTTGCGGGGAGCAGTGCAAAAGGGTTTCTACAGCGTCACGCGCGAGCGTCGCCCGCTCCGTGTACTCGTCCGATGACGACGCCGTAATTATTCCAGTGGCATCAGGCGATTTCGCATCGAGCCGCCACACTCCGGACAGCTACCGGGATTGTCTGTCGCGACGATCACGTTCCCGCACTCGAAACATTCGTACGGCGTCTCTTCGCTCGACGTGGATTCTGTATCTCGCATGGTTGGGGGGATGGTGCCGGTTCGAAGGGCCGGCCACTGTAAGGTGGTAATAAGTGTATAAGGGAGTATGTGATTGTTCGATAGCAAACGCTGGTACGCTTCCAGGGTTAGTTATTGAACCGTTGCTGTGGCGCGGCCACGGAGAGGTTGTCGTCGTCGAACAGTGCGGCGAACAGTTTCCGCTGAACGGTTCGGGAGTGCTGGTAGAACGCTGGTGGGGAGATATCGAGCGCTGCGGCGACGTCTTCGCCGGTACTCTCGCGGGGGGACTCGAAGAAGCCGCTGTAGTAGGCCGTCTGGACGACTTCGAGTTGGCGTTCGGTCACGTCGTCGAGGAACTTCGCGTAGAAGTCGTACTCGCCGGCGTGGTCGAGCGTCTGTTTCGCCCGGAGTTCGACCTCGGAGAACAGGTCTCGAACGAGTCCGGCGACGTTCTGGACCTCGACGCTCTCCGGGACGTCGACCACGAGCGTCGTCCCCGTCGGTTCGGCGACCACCTCACGACAGACGGCGCCGTGATCGGCCAGATCCAGCGCGAAGAACGGGCGAGCCAGACCGAGTCGGAGGATGCCGCCGTTCTCGTTCGTGCTGATCCGCTGGACGTCGTCGACGGCGGCCAGTTCCGTCGCGGCCGACTCGACGGCAGCCGGGTCGGCTCCCTCGACGGTCACGAACACGTGACTCCCCTCGGCGGACTGCCGGAGGCCGCCCTCGTAGGAGAGCGTACACCCGGTCTCGCGTGCGAGGCGTGACATGACGAACGAGGGGTCCTCGACGGCGAACTCGACTCGCGTGACGGCGGTCGTCAGCAGGGCGTTCTTGCGCTCGATCGCACTCAGTGCGGCCGCGATGGTCTCGCCGAGTTCCTCCAGCACCGCACGCGCTGTCTCGTCGAACGCGTCCTGCGTCTCGGCGTAGACCGTCAACACCCCGTGTGAGAGGTCGTTGTAGACCAGCGGGATGCTCAGCACGGAGAGGTAATCGCGGGTCAGTGCGTCCTTGCGCCACGCCTCCTCGCGGAGGCCGCTGGCGACGTTCGAGACGTTCGTCACCGATCCCGTCGCCGCGGTTCGCTCCGCGGGTTCCGTGCCCGCGCCGGACGCGTCGAAGGTCCGTCCGTCGAGGTAGCCCCGGCCGTCGCCCGCCCGGGCCTGTGGGTCGAGCGTCCCGTCGGCCGGATCGGTCGTCCCGATCCAGGCGAGACCGTAGCGGTCGTCGACGAGCCGTTCACAGACGGCGTGGTAGATCTCCTCGCGGGTCTCCGCCCGGACGACGGCGCGATCGATCTCCCGGATCGTCTCGTTGATCCGGTTCAGTCTGGTGAGTTGCTCGTTCTGTCGCTGGAGCGTGCGGTCCTGCTCGCGGAGCTTCGACTCCCGTCTGACGCGGTCGAGCGCGGCCTCGGCGGTCGCGGCGAGCAGATCGGCCAGTTCGCGAGTGATCTCGTCGACAGCGCCGACCGTCTCCGAACCGGCCACGAACACACCGTGATCGCCCAGCGGGACGTAGATCGCACTCCGGAGATCGGTCGCCCGGTTGTCCAACCGGTCGGACTCGTGGACGTCGTCGAACCACAGCGGCTCGTTTTCGAGGAAACAGTGGCTCGGCAGCGTCGTCCCGTCGGCGTGCACGGTCGGGAGCGGCCCGTTGAGTGACTCCATCCGTCCCGAGTACGCCGCTGGTTCGAGGTGGTTCGCCTCGGCGTCGAACAGATATACCGCGCTCGCGTCCAGATCGAGCACGTTCGGCGCGTCGTCGACGATACCCTGTGCGATCTCCCGGTGGGTCTCGGCGTACAGGAGATCACGCGCCGTCTCCTGGAGCGTCGTCAGGGCAGCCTCGCGCTGCTTGCGCTTCGTGATGTCCCGACAGCTGTAGAGCAAGCTTCCGTCCTGAATATCGACCTCGCGGACGTTGACCAGGAGCGTGTGCTCACGGCCGGCGCTGTCCGTCGCGGTACACTCGATGTTTTTCAGGACGCCCTCGCGTTCGAGGGCCTCCCTGTCGAAGAGGTCCTCGCCGAGCAGTTCGTCGATCGATCCCATCTCGTGGATCTCCTCGGCCGTGTAGCCGAAGATGAAGTGGACGTTCGGGCAGACGTAGGTGTACTCACCCGCCTCGTCCGTGATGAGGATCGTGTCGGTCATGTTGTTGAGGGTGACTCGATGGAGTTCCTCGGACGCCCGGAGATCGCGTTCGAGGTCGACGCGCTCGGTCACGTCGACGCCTTCCGCGACGATCGAGACGATCTCCCCCCGATCGTTCGTGACCGGCCGAACCGAGAGGTCGACGACCCGCGATTCGTCACCGGCCGCCGACCGCACCACGACGGCGTTTCCGTAGCGGCCGTCCAGTGCCGTCTCGACGATCCGGCGCACGTCCTCGGCTGTACCGTCGCTCTCCGGCCACCACGGGAGCGTCCAGAACGGCCGGCCGACGAGCCGGTCCGTGTCCGTGTCGATCAGCTCCCGGGCCGTCCGGTTGGCCCGCACGAGCGATCCGTCGGGATCGAGCACCCACGTCGCCGTCCGCGCGTCGTCGAAGATGGCGTCGAACTGTCTGGCCCGGTCACGCTGGGTCGCCCTTCGTCCCGCAGCCAGCACCGCTCGCTCCGTTCGCTCCAGAAACGTCTCGCCCACCGACGCCGTCCGGTCCGGAACCGCCACGTAGTCCGTGACACCGGCACCGATCGCCTCGCTCGCCACCGACTCGCTTCCCGATTGCGCGCCCAGCACGACGGGGAGCCGCTCCCGCTCCTGATCGATGTCCCGGAGCAGGTCGATCCCCGTCTCGTTTGGGAGTTCGTACGCAACGACGACGCAGTCGGGCGGCGCGTCGCGAATCCGGTCGAGCGCCGCGGCCTTCGTGGCGACGGTCCCGATGGTGGCCCCGGTCCGGTCCGCGAAGGTCTCGACGACTCGCTCGAGCCACGCCGCCTCCCCGACGAACAGAATCGATGCCGAATCGATCCCTCCTGTCGTGTTCATCGAACGATCCCGATAGGCTGTCTGTCGACAAAAGACGTTTGTTATTCAACCCCCCTGATCGACGGATTCCACCGGCGAAGATGGTTAGCATTCATACACAAAGAACCGACATAAATTCCAGATCCCAATTTATTTCGCGCTATTTATAACCGCGGTGTGGGTAATATCGCCAATCGCATGTCCGACGAAGTAAACCCGTTCTCGTCGTTACAGAGGCAGGTCGAAGAGGCTGTACAGTACGTCGACGTGACAGAGGGGATGCTCCAGCGGCTCAAGAGCCCCGAGCGCGTTCTGGAGACGAACCTCACCGTCGAGATGGACGACGGGTCCACCGAGGTGTTCACCGCCTACCGGTCGCAATTCAACGGCGACCGCGGACCCTACAAGGGCGGCATCCGGTACCACCCGGACGTCAACCGGGAGGAGGTCAAGGCGCTGTCGGGCTGGATGGCGTACAAGACCGCCGTCGCCGGCGTGCCCCTCGGGGGTGCCAAAGGCGGCATCGTGATCGACCCCAGCGAGTACTCCGAGTCCGAACTCGAACGGGTCACGCGGTCGTTCGCGACGGAACTGCGCCCGCTCATCGGCGTCGATCAGGACATCCCCGCGCCGGACGTCAACACCGGCCAGCGGGAGATGAACTGGATCAAAGACACCTACGAGACCCTCGAAAACACCACGGAACCCGGCGTCATCACCGGCAAAGCCATCGAGAACGGCGGGAGCGAGGGTCGTGTCGAGGCGACCGGGCGCTCGACCGTCCTGGCCGCCCGCGAGGCGTTCGACTACCGCGACGAAGACATCGCGGACGCCACGGTCGCCGTCCAGGGCTACGGCAACGCGGGCTGGATCACGGCGAAACTCGTCGAGGAACTGGGCGCCACCGTCGTCGCCGTCTCGGACTCCAGCGGCGGGATCTACGACGCGGCGGGGCTGGACCCGGTCGCCGTCAAAGAGCACAAGCGCAACACCGGCAGCGTCGTGGGCTATCAGGGGGCCGACGACGAGATCAGCAACGATGAACTGCTCACGCTCGACGTCGATCTGCTGGTGCCAGCGGCGCTCGGGAACGTGATCGACGCGGACCTCGCGGGCGACGTCGAGGCCGACGTCATCTCCGAGGCGGCGAACGGGCCGATCACGCCGGACGCCGACGACGTGCTCGAGGGGAAAGACGTGATCGTGATCCCCGACATCCTCGCGAACGCGGGCGGGGTCACCGTCTCCTATTTCGAGTGGGTCCAGAACCGCCAGCGGTTCCACTGGTCCGAGGAACGCGTCAACGACGAACTCGAGAGCATCATCGTCGACCAGTTCTGGAACCTCGTCGACGCGTACGAGAGCCACGACCTCCCCTCCTTCCGTGTCGCCGCCTACGTCATCGCTCTCCAGCGGATCGACGACGCGGCCGAGGAGTTCGGTCCCTGGCCCTGACGGTCACAATCGAACGGACCGGGTTCCGCTCCCGGTAAAACCTGCTCACCCGAGCAACTTCTGCAGTCGTTCCGTGATCCCGCCGCCGGTGCCGAGTTTCAGGTAGTAGGCGTCGCCGCCGTCCTCGTAGTAGTTGTCGATGCGGCGTTTGACCTCGAAGCCGAGGTGGCGGTAGAAGCCGATGGCTGGTTCGTTGGTGGTGCGGGCGTGGCAGGTGACCGAGGAGTGGGCGTCGGCGACGCGGGCGACGAGGCGTTCGCCGAAGCCTTCCCCGCGGTAGCGGTCGGCGACGGCCAGAAACAGGATGTACCCGTCGCGGCGGACGGCGGCGAATCCGATCAGTCGCTCGGTGTCGACGGGGCCGCGCTCCAGGAAGAGATAGACCGTCGACCGTCGGTAGGCGTCCCGGAAGAAGCCGCGACGCTGGCGGAGGACTCCTTCCTCCTGTCGGATGGATTCTTTCAGCGCCCAGGCGTCGTCCACGTAGGCGTCCTCCCCGGCGTCCACCACCCGGCTCTCGACTGTGGCGCTCACTAGCCCCGTGTAACGGGTAGACCACTATAATTCCACCGGCAGCGACCGGAGACGAGCGCCTCCTCGGACCTCGGGCCGGAACCGTTTTTCGACACAACGTCGTTTTCGGGGATATGGCGCTGCCCCAAGAGGCGGACCGGATCGAGCGGATGTCACCGCGTCAGCGACTTCGGAGCGCGTTCCTCACCGGGTTCGCGATGACCATCCCGCTCATCGTGACGCTGCTCGTCGTCGGGTTCGCAGTGAACATCCTCACCAACACCGTGAATCCGCTGGTCGGTCTCGTCGACGCGACGTTCGGCACCGGCCAGTTGCCCGATATCGTGACCGAGGCGCTCCTCATCACCGCCGCCCTCGTGTTTATCCTCGCGATCGGGATCGTCGCCGAGCAGAACCCCACCGGCGGCTCCGTCGAGGAGACTGTCAATCAGGTTATCTTCCGGATCCCCGGCGTCGGTTCGCTGTACCGGAGTTTCGACGAGATGAGCGAACTCCTGATGAACAGCGACACCGAGAGTTTTCAAGAGGTGAAACTCGTCGAGTTCCCCGACCGGGACTCCTACGCGGTCGCGTTCGTCACCGCGGACACGCCCGACGCCATCGAGACCGCGACCGAACACGACGGGATGACGACGCTGTACCTGCCGATGGCCCCTAATCCCGTGATGGGCGGGCACGTCATCCACGTCCCGAACGACCGCGTGTTCGACGTGGACATGAGCGTCGAGCAGGGCGTCCAGTCCATCGTGACCAGCGGCGTCGCAGTCGAGGACATGGACGCCCCGTCGGCAGACGGGACCGAAGCGACCGCGGAGGGCCAGTGATGGGCTACGAACTCCGGAACCACACCGCCGACGTGGCCGTCGATGCGACCGGCGAAACGCTCGGCGGCGTCTTCGCCGCCGTCGCCGACGG
This Halorientalis sp. IM1011 DNA region includes the following protein-coding sequences:
- a CDS encoding ABC transporter ATP-binding protein is translated as MPAAIETEALTKAYGDVTALSNLDLSIPQGTVYGFLGPNGAGKTTTMRILTTLTAPSSGDAWIEGDHVADRDAVVEHVGYLPEQPPVYDELTAREQLSYLADLRDLGDAERDRIDPLLERVGLLGDADAPIRTYSKGMRQKTALAGTVLGDPDVLFLDEPTSGLDPRAARTVRDLLAELADQGRTVFLSTHVLPVVEELADRVGVLNEGRLVAEGTPTELQHRAETGAERGLEDAFLDLTAELGHPGEAALED
- the priS gene encoding DNA primase small subunit PriS, which codes for MEERTQAYLRGRFGDYYRRADITPPPDANEREWGYIPWTSGPGTTMVRHKSLLDLGDIESFLERERPRHVYFSAGRYEAPSAGSMSEKNWRSSDLVFDLDADHLPSVTLGEDSYAEMLAKCKDALRRLLDFLEDDFGFDDLTIAFSGGRGYHVHVRDPGIQELESDARREIVDYVRGIGMEFDAVIDAEAVGGDVGRKSPAHNEYLPTDGGWGRRIHERLLAEFEEIRAMEEAAAVERLQEYDGVGEKKARAAWTIAQDRFVEIERGNLSAHPVVKNFAERIASSVVGEDDAPIDEPVTTDTNRLIRLPGTLHGGSGLAVRRIDRDALDDFDPLVDAVPETFVGHEISVEVTEGGAVELLGDSFTLSEGEHSVPEHVGVFLMARGRAEKGPE
- a CDS encoding rubrerythrin-like domain-containing protein — protein: MRDTESTSSEETPYECFECGNVIVATDNPGSCPECGGSMRNRLMPLE
- a CDS encoding bacterio-opsin activator domain-containing protein, which gives rise to MNTTGGIDSASILFVGEAAWLERVVETFADRTGATIGTVATKAAALDRIRDAPPDCVVVAYELPNETGIDLLRDIDQERERLPVVLGAQSGSESVASEAIGAGVTDYVAVPDRTASVGETFLERTERAVLAAGRRATQRDRARQFDAIFDDARTATWVLDPDGSLVRANRTARELIDTDTDRLVGRPFWTLPWWPESDGTAEDVRRIVETALDGRYGNAVVVRSAAGDESRVVDLSVRPVTNDRGEIVSIVAEGVDVTERVDLERDLRASEELHRVTLNNMTDTILITDEAGEYTYVCPNVHFIFGYTAEEIHEMGSIDELLGEDLFDREALEREGVLKNIECTATDSAGREHTLLVNVREVDIQDGSLLYSCRDITKRKQREAALTTLQETARDLLYAETHREIAQGIVDDAPNVLDLDASAVYLFDAEANHLEPAAYSGRMESLNGPLPTVHADGTTLPSHCFLENEPLWFDDVHESDRLDNRATDLRSAIYVPLGDHGVFVAGSETVGAVDEITRELADLLAATAEAALDRVRRESKLREQDRTLQRQNEQLTRLNRINETIREIDRAVVRAETREEIYHAVCERLVDDRYGLAWIGTTDPADGTLDPQARAGDGRGYLDGRTFDASGAGTEPAERTAATGSVTNVSNVASGLREEAWRKDALTRDYLSVLSIPLVYNDLSHGVLTVYAETQDAFDETARAVLEELGETIAAALSAIERKNALLTTAVTRVEFAVEDPSFVMSRLARETGCTLSYEGGLRQSAEGSHVFVTVEGADPAAVESAATELAAVDDVQRISTNENGGILRLGLARPFFALDLADHGAVCREVVAEPTGTTLVVDVPESVEVQNVAGLVRDLFSEVELRAKQTLDHAGEYDFYAKFLDDVTERQLEVVQTAYYSGFFESPRESTGEDVAAALDISPPAFYQHSRTVQRKLFAALFDDDNLSVAAPQQRFNN
- a CDS encoding Glu/Leu/Phe/Val dehydrogenase — protein: MSDEVNPFSSLQRQVEEAVQYVDVTEGMLQRLKSPERVLETNLTVEMDDGSTEVFTAYRSQFNGDRGPYKGGIRYHPDVNREEVKALSGWMAYKTAVAGVPLGGAKGGIVIDPSEYSESELERVTRSFATELRPLIGVDQDIPAPDVNTGQREMNWIKDTYETLENTTEPGVITGKAIENGGSEGRVEATGRSTVLAAREAFDYRDEDIADATVAVQGYGNAGWITAKLVEELGATVVAVSDSSGGIYDAAGLDPVAVKEHKRNTGSVVGYQGADDEISNDELLTLDVDLLVPAALGNVIDADLAGDVEADVISEAANGPITPDADDVLEGKDVIVIPDILANAGGVTVSYFEWVQNRQRFHWSEERVNDELESIIVDQFWNLVDAYESHDLPSFRVAAYVIALQRIDDAAEEFGPWP
- a CDS encoding N-acetyltransferase, coding for MSATVESRVVDAGEDAYVDDAWALKESIRQEEGVLRQRRGFFRDAYRRSTVYLFLERGPVDTERLIGFAAVRRDGYILFLAVADRYRGEGFGERLVARVADAHSSVTCHARTTNEPAIGFYRHLGFEVKRRIDNYYEDGGDAYYLKLGTGGGITERLQKLLG
- a CDS encoding DUF502 domain-containing protein; translated protein: MALPQEADRIERMSPRQRLRSAFLTGFAMTIPLIVTLLVVGFAVNILTNTVNPLVGLVDATFGTGQLPDIVTEALLITAALVFILAIGIVAEQNPTGGSVEETVNQVIFRIPGVGSLYRSFDEMSELLMNSDTESFQEVKLVEFPDRDSYAVAFVTADTPDAIETATEHDGMTTLYLPMAPNPVMGGHVIHVPNDRVFDVDMSVEQGVQSIVTSGVAVEDMDAPSADGTEATAEGQ